The Neobacillus sp. OS1-2 genome includes a window with the following:
- the sspO gene encoding small acid-soluble spore protein O: MVKRKSNHVIPGMNAAKGQGKGAGFNEEFASEPEKTAMERLNNKKRKKNQ, from the coding sequence ATGGTAAAACGAAAGTCTAATCATGTCATTCCGGGAATGAATGCCGCTAAGGGTCAAGGAAAAGGGGCTGGTTTCAACGAGGAATTTGCGAGCGAGCCAGAAAAAACGGCAATGGAAAGACTGAACAATAAAAAACGGAAGAAAAATCAATAA
- the mtnA gene encoding S-methyl-5-thioribose-1-phosphate isomerase, with the protein MILVAEAFLQSVYYDNGVLKILDQTKIPNVTEFLEISQIEDAWDAIKQLKVRGAPAIGIAAAYGLLLGVKDAPESSFKDFYQEFKKQSDYLATSRPTAVNLFWALKRMDERAQKEKDRTVAKIKEALVDEAHSIRNEDEEVCRSIGEHALTLLQDGIGILTHCNAGGIATARYGTALAPLYLAKEKGWDMKVFADETRPLLQGARLTAWELMQAGIDVTLITDNMAAMVMQKGWVQAVIVGCDRVAANGDVANKIGTYGVALLAKAHKIPFYVAAPISTIDLETKTGADIPIEEREASEITEGFGKRTAPEGVKVFNPAFDVTPHELVTAIITEKGILTGNYQGELPKLFQ; encoded by the coding sequence ATGATTTTAGTGGCAGAAGCCTTTTTACAATCTGTTTACTATGATAATGGTGTATTAAAAATACTCGATCAAACGAAAATTCCAAATGTGACGGAATTTCTTGAAATCTCCCAAATTGAAGATGCCTGGGATGCCATTAAGCAATTAAAAGTCCGTGGTGCGCCAGCAATAGGCATTGCTGCAGCCTATGGATTATTATTAGGTGTCAAAGATGCTCCCGAAAGTTCATTTAAGGATTTTTATCAAGAATTTAAAAAACAATCAGACTATCTAGCAACCTCTCGGCCCACTGCCGTTAACTTATTTTGGGCCTTGAAACGGATGGATGAGCGGGCACAAAAAGAAAAAGACCGTACAGTTGCAAAAATTAAAGAAGCACTAGTAGACGAAGCACATTCCATTCGTAATGAGGATGAAGAAGTGTGCCGATCCATCGGCGAACACGCCTTAACGCTTTTGCAAGACGGAATAGGCATTCTTACCCATTGTAATGCTGGTGGTATCGCTACGGCAAGATATGGGACAGCGCTTGCACCGCTCTACTTAGCCAAGGAAAAAGGCTGGGACATGAAGGTGTTTGCTGATGAAACAAGACCGCTCTTGCAAGGAGCCCGCTTGACTGCCTGGGAGCTTATGCAGGCAGGGATTGATGTTACCCTTATTACTGACAACATGGCGGCAATGGTGATGCAAAAAGGCTGGGTTCAAGCCGTTATAGTCGGTTGTGACCGAGTCGCGGCCAACGGGGACGTAGCAAATAAAATTGGCACCTACGGAGTGGCTTTACTGGCAAAGGCCCATAAAATTCCCTTCTATGTGGCCGCACCGATCTCTACCATTGACCTAGAAACCAAAACCGGTGCAGATATTCCTATAGAGGAAAGAGAGGCATCGGAGATCACTGAAGGATTTGGAAAAAGGACGGCTCCTGAAGGTGTAAAGGTGTTTAATCCTGCGTTTGATGTTACCCCACATGAACTGGTTACGGCTATTATCACCGAAAAGGGGATACTAACAGGAAATTATCAAGGAGAGCTGCCAAAATTATTTCAATGA
- a CDS encoding Rdx family protein, whose protein sequence is MQUNYAPKAARFAEEMFNHFNRNIQKLELIPSSGGAFEVTVNGEKVYSKLDTGIFPDTKEMIKIVESK, encoded by the coding sequence ATGCAATGAAACTACGCACCTAAAGCTGCGAGGTTCGCGGAAGAGATGTTTAACCATTTTAATCGAAACATTCAAAAGCTAGAACTAATTCCAAGTTCAGGCGGTGCATTCGAAGTCACAGTCAATGGGGAAAAGGTCTATTCAAAACTTGATACAGGTATTTTCCCAGATACAAAAGAAATGATTAAAATCGTGGAGTCAAAATAG
- a CDS encoding carboxyl transferase domain-containing protein yields MESLQNLTNELRAKKEAALLGGGSTKINAQHDRGLLTARERIEMLADSGTFLELGMLNTSDVSGAEGKSYGDGLLAGIGKVNGRPAVIQAGDKTVFAGTEGNVHIRKSKSIHEFAVKNGLPIFSLHEGGGLRMPDGMGSDGISDKLFPREMLTLHRQVPTMTAILGDSFGGPTWTAVSSDFVTQLQGTCMAIAGPRMLELANGQKLSPEELGGVDIHHKFTGQIDDDGATEEECIEQLKTFFTYLPQHAGARPNYRKTHDDPYRLVEEVLTILPQQKNRVYDMKRIIESLVDEGLMFEYQRKFAKGIITVFAHLNGHVVGIVANQPNQFAGAPGPQECQKATEFICLCDSYHIPLIFLHDTPGFRISSEAERAKMPTKIMVWNQALALSTVPKISVVIRKSIGAAYGNMCGPGMGADLVVAWPTAEINFTGPEVGVNVVFGRELARAENPSEERKKLLELWSFDSSPYKAAAKHLIDDVIQPNETRKFLCQSLEFLLTSKREKSERLLAAWPTGI; encoded by the coding sequence ATGGAATCGTTACAAAATCTAACTAATGAGTTGCGGGCAAAGAAAGAGGCTGCCCTTCTGGGTGGTGGCTCTACCAAAATAAACGCTCAGCATGACCGTGGGCTGTTAACGGCACGGGAACGAATAGAAATGTTAGCGGACAGCGGCACCTTTTTGGAGCTTGGGATGCTAAATACTTCAGATGTAAGCGGGGCAGAGGGAAAGAGCTATGGTGATGGTTTACTAGCAGGAATTGGGAAAGTAAATGGACGACCCGCTGTGATTCAAGCAGGGGACAAAACTGTTTTTGCCGGGACAGAAGGTAATGTCCATATCCGAAAATCAAAAAGTATTCACGAATTTGCTGTAAAAAATGGACTCCCCATTTTCTCACTCCATGAAGGAGGCGGCTTACGGATGCCCGATGGAATGGGGTCTGATGGAATCAGCGATAAATTGTTTCCGCGTGAAATGCTCACATTACACCGACAAGTTCCAACGATGACAGCGATTCTTGGGGATAGCTTTGGCGGTCCGACCTGGACAGCAGTTTCTTCTGATTTTGTCACCCAGCTACAGGGTACCTGTATGGCCATCGCCGGTCCTCGAATGCTCGAACTGGCAAATGGACAAAAATTATCGCCGGAAGAATTGGGTGGAGTAGATATACACCATAAGTTTACGGGACAAATTGATGATGATGGTGCTACAGAAGAGGAATGTATCGAACAGTTAAAGACATTTTTTACTTATCTGCCACAACACGCCGGTGCACGGCCAAATTATCGAAAAACACACGACGATCCCTATCGGTTAGTAGAGGAAGTATTAACGATTCTGCCACAGCAGAAAAATCGTGTCTATGATATGAAAAGAATCATTGAATCACTGGTGGATGAAGGTCTAATGTTCGAATATCAAAGGAAATTCGCTAAGGGAATTATTACTGTCTTTGCCCATTTAAATGGCCATGTCGTAGGTATTGTTGCCAATCAGCCAAACCAATTCGCTGGAGCACCGGGACCACAAGAATGTCAAAAGGCAACTGAATTTATCTGCCTGTGTGATTCCTATCATATTCCGCTCATTTTCCTCCATGATACTCCGGGATTCCGGATCAGCAGTGAAGCAGAGCGGGCGAAAATGCCAACGAAAATCATGGTGTGGAATCAGGCCTTGGCGTTATCAACGGTTCCCAAAATTTCAGTCGTTATTCGAAAAAGCATTGGTGCTGCCTATGGGAATATGTGCGGACCCGGAATGGGCGCAGATTTAGTCGTAGCCTGGCCGACAGCAGAGATTAATTTTACCGGTCCAGAGGTCGGCGTTAATGTTGTGTTTGGAAGGGAGCTTGCACGGGCTGAAAATCCAAGTGAGGAACGAAAGAAACTGTTAGAATTATGGTCATTTGATAGTTCACCATACAAAGCCGCAGCAAAACATTTAATTGATGATGTCATACAGCCGAATGAAACACGGAAATTTCTCTGTCAATCCTTAGAATTTCTCCTTACCTCAAAACGTGAAAAAAGCGAGCGCCTTTTAGCAGCCTGGCCTACGGGAATTTAA
- a CDS encoding glycine C-acetyltransferase, whose amino-acid sequence MSSHTLEQFLNENLEDLKGKGLYNVIDPLESPNGPVITINGKELINLSSNNYLGLATDERLKKAATDAIEKYGVGAGAVRTINGTLRLHVELEEKLAEFKHTEAAIAYQSGFNCNMAAISAVMDKNDAILSDELNHASIIDGCRLSKAKIIRVNHSDMEDLRAKAKQAKESGLYNKIMVITDGVFSMDGDIALLPEIVKIAEEFDLITYVDDAHGSGVLGDGAGTVKHFGLSDKIDFQIGTLSKAIGVVGGYVAGKKNLIDWLKVRSRPFLFSTSLTPADVAASKKSIEILMESTELNKKLWENGNYLKKGLKELGFNIGNSETPITPCIIGDESQTQQFSKRLNEEGVYAKAIVFPTVPAGTGRVRNMPTAAHTKEMLDQAIAIYKKVGKEMGVI is encoded by the coding sequence ATGTCCAGTCACACTTTAGAACAATTTTTAAATGAAAATCTCGAAGATTTAAAAGGGAAAGGCCTATACAATGTCATCGATCCGTTAGAAAGCCCAAATGGACCAGTTATTACTATTAACGGTAAAGAACTGATTAACCTTTCTTCCAACAACTATTTAGGGTTAGCAACAGATGAACGGTTAAAAAAAGCCGCAACCGATGCCATTGAAAAATATGGTGTTGGAGCTGGTGCAGTTCGTACTATCAATGGGACTTTAAGGCTTCACGTTGAATTAGAGGAAAAATTAGCCGAATTTAAACATACAGAAGCAGCAATCGCCTACCAATCTGGCTTTAATTGTAATATGGCGGCAATTTCCGCTGTCATGGACAAAAATGATGCGATTTTATCTGATGAATTAAACCATGCCTCCATTATTGATGGCTGCCGATTATCAAAAGCAAAAATAATCCGTGTTAATCACTCAGATATGGAAGACTTACGTGCGAAGGCAAAACAGGCGAAGGAATCTGGTCTCTACAATAAGATTATGGTCATTACGGATGGTGTTTTTTCGATGGATGGAGACATTGCGTTATTACCTGAAATCGTTAAAATCGCCGAGGAATTTGATCTCATCACTTATGTTGATGATGCGCATGGTTCTGGTGTCCTAGGAGATGGTGCAGGAACGGTCAAGCATTTTGGCCTTTCTGATAAAATCGATTTCCAAATCGGCACGCTATCAAAAGCAATTGGTGTCGTCGGCGGCTATGTCGCTGGTAAGAAAAACTTAATTGATTGGTTAAAAGTACGCAGCCGTCCATTCCTGTTCTCGACTTCATTAACTCCTGCTGATGTCGCAGCAAGTAAGAAGTCCATTGAAATATTAATGGAGAGTACCGAACTGAACAAAAAGTTATGGGAAAATGGCAACTACTTGAAAAAGGGCTTAAAAGAATTGGGCTTTAACATTGGAAACAGTGAAACTCCAATTACGCCATGTATTATTGGCGATGAATCACAGACACAGCAATTTAGTAAACGATTGAATGAAGAAGGAGTTTACGCGAAGGCGATTGTGTTCCCGACAGTTCCAGCAGGAACCGGCCGTGTCCGTAACATGCCAACTGCTGCTCATACGAAGGAGATGCTTGACCAAGCCATCGCTATCTATAAAAAAGTCGGGAAAGAAATGGGCGTCATTTAA
- a CDS encoding Hsp20/alpha crystallin family protein: MKKKRQPQHQTLNFDLVEKWLENFFLDPLTSYFDQTQFQIDLYETETEWIVEAILSEYEASEIKVFIEGKKLMISALRYPPSTEHQKKIRIIDFPFSVTTQEVSAAFSNGILEIFISKTEIGSGKNRFITLP, encoded by the coding sequence ATGAAGAAAAAGAGACAGCCTCAACATCAGACCTTAAACTTTGATTTAGTTGAAAAGTGGCTCGAGAATTTTTTCTTAGATCCGCTTACATCGTATTTTGATCAGACTCAATTCCAAATCGATCTTTATGAGACAGAAACGGAATGGATTGTCGAGGCTATTTTAAGCGAATATGAAGCATCTGAAATAAAGGTATTTATAGAAGGAAAAAAATTAATGATATCTGCCTTAAGATACCCCCCTTCTACCGAACATCAAAAAAAGATACGTATAATAGATTTCCCTTTTTCAGTTACGACACAAGAAGTATCGGCTGCTTTTTCGAATGGTATTTTAGAGATTTTTATTTCAAAAACTGAAATTGGATCAGGTAAAAACAGATTTATTACCCTGCCTTAA
- a CDS encoding L-threonine 3-dehydrogenase, giving the protein MKRILITGALGQIGSELTLKLREIYGADNVIATDIKKNDSEAALSGPFETVDVTDLSKMVETAKKYNVDTVMHLAALLSATAEAKPVFAWNLNMGGLMNSLETARELNAQFFTPSSIGAFGPSTPKDNTPQDTIMRPTTMYGVNKVAGELLADYYHHKFGVDTRGLRFPGLISYVALPGGGTTDYAVEIYYEAVKSGKYSSYIDKGTYMDMMYMPDALHAIIDLMEADASKLIHRNSFNVTAMSFAPEEIAASIAKYIPGFEISYDVDPARQSIADSWPNSIDCSAAKAEWGFNAKYDLDRMTNEMIEKLRQKL; this is encoded by the coding sequence ATGAAGCGTATTTTAATCACAGGTGCATTAGGACAAATCGGTTCAGAATTAACGTTAAAGCTTCGCGAAATTTATGGCGCAGACAACGTTATAGCAACAGATATCAAAAAAAATGACAGTGAGGCAGCACTTAGTGGTCCTTTTGAAACAGTAGATGTGACCGATTTGAGCAAAATGGTTGAAACTGCCAAAAAATATAACGTTGATACGGTGATGCATTTAGCAGCACTTTTATCGGCGACTGCTGAAGCAAAACCTGTTTTTGCTTGGAATTTAAATATGGGCGGGTTGATGAATAGCCTTGAAACAGCAAGAGAACTAAATGCCCAATTTTTCACTCCCAGCTCGATCGGTGCCTTCGGTCCATCGACACCAAAGGATAATACTCCCCAGGACACCATTATGCGACCAACTACCATGTACGGCGTAAACAAGGTTGCGGGAGAGTTGCTTGCTGATTATTACCATCACAAATTTGGTGTTGATACACGCGGTTTACGTTTCCCTGGGTTGATATCCTATGTAGCGCTCCCTGGCGGCGGGACAACCGATTATGCCGTGGAAATCTATTATGAAGCGGTTAAAAGTGGGAAATATTCTTCCTATATCGATAAGGGCACATACATGGACATGATGTACATGCCGGATGCCCTACATGCCATAATTGATTTAATGGAAGCAGATGCATCGAAATTAATCCATCGCAATTCTTTTAATGTGACAGCCATGAGTTTTGCGCCGGAAGAAATTGCTGCAAGTATCGCTAAGTATATCCCAGGCTTTGAGATCTCGTACGATGTGGATCCGGCTCGTCAAAGTATTGCCGATAGCTGGCCAAATTCCATTGATTGCAGCGCTGCCAAAGCAGAGTGGGGCTTTAATGCAAAGTATGATTTAGATAGAATGACAAACGAAATGATTGAAAAACTACGTCAGAAACTATAA
- the abc-f gene encoding ribosomal protection-like ABC-F family protein, protein MFKSQNSVMIHVKGLEKSYHLQKIFDNIQFEIKNGEKIGLVGLNGTGKTTLANLILGKILPDKGVIEKPNDVKIGYLTQSIDYEGNDFYQFLSNEAEYDLFHHTSELGLRKVSNWEESRLSHLSGGEKLKLALSMVWASKPDVLILDEPTNHLDFTGIKWLVSELEKFHGPVLLISHDRHFLDQTVNQIFELENGKIGFYNGNYSDYRKEKQQRLETQRHQYNVQQRQTELVETQMVQLKSWSEKAHRNSRKEEGTKEYHRVKAKKRDNQVKSKMKRLQNELNKNKVEKPIDEAKVRFEFDQHGKRGKRILEAKRLSKSFDDRTLFQDSQFYINQGDRVGLLGENGCGKTTLIKMIIGMMQPSEGELWKSDTINIAYLSQDVADLPADLSAIEALGYSDRESILKARTLLANLGLKESHITKPIGMLSLGQRTRVKLVDILMKEYDVLILDEPTNHLDLPSREQLEKTLKEYTGTILTVSHDFYFLNNLCDRLLVFDNQQIKRVEMKPEEYFNTKTLDNRNEKLLVIENKIAAILGELSLINQKDPKYHELDKEFNDLVKQKRALMG, encoded by the coding sequence ATGTTTAAAAGTCAAAATTCAGTTATGATACATGTTAAAGGTTTAGAAAAAAGCTATCATTTGCAAAAAATCTTTGACAATATTCAATTTGAAATTAAAAATGGCGAAAAAATTGGCCTCGTGGGGCTAAACGGCACGGGAAAAACTACATTAGCCAATCTTATTTTGGGCAAAATTTTACCAGACAAAGGTGTAATCGAAAAACCAAATGATGTAAAAATAGGGTACCTTACACAATCGATTGACTACGAAGGAAATGATTTTTATCAATTTCTTTCAAATGAAGCTGAATATGATCTATTCCATCATACAAGTGAACTAGGACTTCGAAAGGTATCAAACTGGGAAGAGAGCAGACTATCCCATTTAAGTGGCGGGGAAAAGCTAAAGCTTGCATTATCCATGGTCTGGGCGTCGAAACCAGATGTATTAATCTTGGATGAACCAACCAACCATTTGGATTTTACAGGAATTAAGTGGCTTGTTTCGGAATTAGAAAAGTTCCATGGTCCAGTTTTACTTATTTCTCATGACCGTCATTTTTTAGATCAAACAGTCAATCAAATATTTGAATTAGAAAATGGCAAGATTGGTTTTTACAATGGAAATTACAGTGATTATCGGAAGGAAAAACAGCAACGATTAGAAACACAGAGACACCAATATAATGTCCAGCAGCGCCAAACAGAATTAGTTGAGACTCAAATGGTGCAATTAAAATCTTGGTCAGAAAAAGCTCACCGAAATTCAAGAAAAGAAGAGGGCACAAAAGAATATCATCGAGTAAAAGCCAAAAAGCGAGACAATCAAGTGAAATCGAAAATGAAGCGCCTGCAAAATGAGCTAAATAAAAATAAGGTAGAGAAACCCATTGATGAGGCAAAAGTTCGGTTCGAGTTTGATCAGCATGGAAAAAGAGGCAAACGGATACTAGAGGCAAAAAGGCTGTCTAAATCCTTTGATGACAGAACCCTCTTTCAAGATTCCCAATTCTATATTAATCAAGGTGATCGGGTAGGATTGTTAGGGGAAAATGGCTGCGGGAAAACCACATTAATTAAGATGATCATCGGTATGATGCAGCCTTCAGAAGGTGAGCTTTGGAAAAGTGACACCATTAACATTGCCTATTTAAGCCAAGACGTTGCTGATTTACCAGCAGATCTATCGGCAATTGAAGCATTAGGCTATTCCGACCGAGAATCCATTTTGAAGGCAAGAACGTTACTTGCTAATTTGGGTTTAAAAGAGAGTCATATAACAAAACCAATTGGAATGTTAAGCCTTGGGCAAAGGACACGGGTGAAGCTTGTCGACATACTTATGAAGGAATATGATGTTCTCATTTTAGATGAACCGACGAACCATCTCGATTTACCAAGCAGGGAGCAGCTCGAAAAAACGCTAAAAGAGTATACAGGCACGATTTTGACTGTTTCCCATGATTTCTATTTTTTAAATAACCTTTGTGATCGGCTGCTGGTGTTTGACAATCAACAAATTAAGCGAGTTGAAATGAAGCCGGAGGAATATTTTAATACAAAGACACTCGATAACAGAAATGAAAAACTATTAGTTATTGAAAATAAAATCGCCGCTATTCTAGGTGAATTGTCGCTTATTAATCAAAAGGATCCAAAATATCACGAATTAGACAAAGAATTTAATGATCTGGTTAAGCAAAAACGAGCATTAATGGGGTAA
- the selA gene encoding L-seryl-tRNA(Sec) selenium transferase — protein MKEWLRAIPPVYELQNHSKFLALLNEFQLDHPQLTMQLKHTLEQIRESILEDKWQGAIPGTNQFIDELFTTMQTNINKQFSFTIEKVINATGTILHTNLGRARLSENAIRHVVDTARNYSNLEYKLNEGERGSRHSHVESLLKEITGAEAAMVVNNNASAVYLVLRALAKNKEVIVSRGQLVEIGGSFRISSIMEESGATLKEVGTTNKTHLYDYENAVTPETAIVMKVHTSNFKVIGFTKSVETEELIEFTNELDDVIFYEDLGSGALYDFRKHGIGEEPVVKEVIELGADVVTFSGDKLLGGPQAGIIAGKKNIIDRLKKHQLARVVRVDKMTLAALEGTLIDYARGEKAMQTIPVIRDLLVSIHELDERSNAFVTKLLQGANGFQAKIIKDESQVGGGTMPDVVLPTMVIALKHESLSAEQIGRKLRTESKPAIIARIQKEEVLIDLRTVTPEEEDTIIDALLNVNPSLN, from the coding sequence GTGAAAGAATGGTTACGAGCAATTCCACCAGTATATGAACTTCAAAATCATAGTAAATTTTTAGCGCTCCTTAATGAGTTTCAGCTGGATCATCCCCAGCTTACGATGCAATTAAAGCATACACTTGAGCAAATTAGGGAGTCCATCCTGGAGGATAAATGGCAAGGTGCCATACCGGGAACAAACCAATTTATTGATGAATTATTTACCACCATGCAAACAAACATTAACAAACAATTTTCCTTTACGATCGAAAAAGTGATCAATGCAACGGGTACCATTTTACATACCAATCTCGGCAGGGCAAGATTAAGCGAAAACGCCATTCGTCATGTTGTGGATACAGCACGAAACTATTCCAATTTAGAGTATAAACTAAATGAAGGGGAACGCGGCTCACGTCATAGTCATGTGGAATCGCTGCTTAAAGAAATCACTGGTGCCGAAGCAGCCATGGTCGTTAATAATAATGCTTCCGCTGTTTACCTCGTTTTAAGGGCATTGGCAAAAAATAAAGAGGTCATCGTTTCAAGGGGACAGCTTGTCGAAATTGGCGGTTCCTTCCGCATATCTTCTATTATGGAGGAAAGTGGCGCCACCCTAAAAGAAGTGGGAACAACGAATAAAACCCATCTTTACGATTACGAGAATGCGGTTACACCGGAAACCGCTATTGTCATGAAGGTTCATACAAGTAACTTTAAAGTTATAGGTTTTACAAAATCGGTTGAAACGGAAGAGCTCATTGAGTTTACAAACGAGTTAGATGACGTTATTTTTTATGAGGACTTAGGCAGTGGTGCGCTTTATGATTTCAGGAAGCATGGAATTGGTGAAGAACCGGTCGTGAAAGAGGTCATCGAATTAGGGGCAGATGTTGTTACCTTTAGTGGGGATAAGCTACTTGGTGGCCCACAAGCAGGAATTATTGCTGGAAAGAAGAATATCATTGACCGTTTAAAAAAGCATCAGTTAGCAAGAGTGGTTCGTGTTGATAAAATGACATTAGCTGCACTTGAAGGAACGTTAATCGACTATGCCCGCGGTGAAAAAGCCATGCAAACAATACCTGTCATTCGCGATTTATTAGTGTCTATTCATGAATTAGACGAAAGATCAAATGCTTTTGTTACAAAATTATTACAAGGCGCAAACGGTTTTCAAGCTAAAATTATTAAAGATGAAAGTCAAGTGGGCGGGGGAACGATGCCTGATGTTGTGCTTCCAACGATGGTCATAGCCTTAAAACATGAGTCGCTTTCTGCGGAACAGATAGGAAGAAAACTTCGAACAGAATCGAAGCCGGCCATTATTGCCCGTATCCAAAAAGAGGAGGTACTTATTGACCTAAGAACAGTTACTCCTGAAGAGGAGGACACCATTATCGACGCACTATTGAATGTGAACCCCTCTTTAAACTAG
- the selD gene encoding selenide, water dikinase SelD, with amino-acid sequence MLSEQEKIRLTSLSTKAGUGCKIGPEDLAQVLRLLPKQEPVPELLVGLDTSDDAGVYRLTDSIALIQTVDYFTPIVDDPYMFGQITAANALSDVYAMGGEPKTVLNIVGYPIKKLGAEMLSDILRGAADKVKEAGAITVGGHSIDDQEPKFGLSVTGIVHPDKVWKNVGAKPGDVLVLTKPIGVGILTTGIKRSVVSSEQEQIVTETMAMLNKTAAEVLMNYQPHSVTDVTGFGLLGHSSEMARGSDVSFEISLSQVPVLEGALELGRDGVVPGGSKSNHKWVSDDVVYEDILPEEQLLLCDAITSGGLLVSIREEDAREYVDKLKSAGLSWAATIGRVTEKKEKLIYVKR; translated from the coding sequence ATGTTGAGTGAGCAAGAAAAAATTCGCCTAACCTCATTATCTACAAAAGCTGGTTGAGGCTGCAAAATTGGTCCTGAGGACCTGGCGCAAGTGTTGCGTCTATTACCAAAACAAGAACCTGTTCCCGAATTATTAGTGGGACTTGATACATCTGATGATGCGGGGGTTTATCGCTTAACCGATTCCATTGCATTAATTCAGACGGTTGACTACTTTACTCCGATTGTCGATGATCCCTATATGTTCGGGCAAATAACAGCAGCGAACGCATTAAGTGATGTCTATGCCATGGGCGGTGAGCCGAAAACCGTCTTGAATATTGTTGGCTATCCCATTAAGAAACTTGGTGCTGAAATGCTTTCCGACATCCTTCGGGGTGCAGCAGATAAAGTAAAAGAAGCAGGTGCAATTACGGTGGGCGGTCATTCGATTGATGATCAGGAACCCAAGTTTGGCCTATCGGTTACCGGCATCGTTCATCCTGATAAGGTATGGAAAAATGTCGGGGCGAAACCGGGAGATGTTCTCGTGTTAACAAAACCAATTGGTGTTGGTATCCTAACCACTGGGATAAAAAGAAGTGTGGTAAGCAGTGAGCAGGAACAAATCGTAACTGAAACCATGGCGATGCTCAATAAAACGGCAGCTGAGGTGTTGATGAATTATCAACCACATTCCGTTACCGATGTAACTGGTTTTGGCTTACTTGGACATAGCAGCGAAATGGCACGCGGCAGTGATGTGAGCTTTGAGATTTCATTGAGTCAAGTCCCTGTACTTGAGGGGGCGCTTGAATTAGGACGAGATGGTGTCGTTCCTGGTGGGTCCAAGTCCAATCATAAATGGGTAAGTGATGATGTCGTGTATGAAGATATCTTGCCAGAAGAACAACTCTTGCTGTGTGATGCGATTACTTCAGGAGGTCTCCTAGTTTCAATTCGTGAAGAAGATGCTCGGGAGTATGTTGACAAACTTAAATCAGCTGGGCTCTCGTGGGCGGCCACTATTGGTCGGGTTACGGAGAAAAAAGAGAAACTTATTTATGTAAAACGATGA
- a CDS encoding small acid-soluble spore protein P, with amino-acid sequence MNKNDGKDMRKNAPKQSGQPEPLSGSHKVKNRNHTRQKHNSSHDM; translated from the coding sequence ATGAACAAAAATGATGGAAAAGATATGCGTAAAAATGCACCAAAGCAATCAGGGCAGCCAGAACCATTAAGCGGTTCGCACAAAGTAAAGAATCGCAACCATACCCGTCAAAAACATAACTCAAGTCATGATATGTAA